Proteins from one Deinococcus apachensis DSM 19763 genomic window:
- a CDS encoding homocysteine S-methyltransferase family protein has protein sequence MKGQLPQLKRLVLTDAGLETDLVFNHGLDLPHFASIVLVATVEGRAALEAYYRPYLELARRLGTGFILDSLTWRASPDWAEPLGLLQPELDQLNIAAIEMLHRLRAEFATDTLEIVVSGCIGPRGDGYDPGQIMSVTEAADYHGHQARVLASAGVDMLSALTMTNVNEATGIALAAQKVGLPVVISFTVETDGRLPTGDLLMDAVEAVDAATGGYPAYFMINCAHPDHFAAVLDQPAAWTRRIRGVRANASRCSHKELDAMTELDQGDPVELGQLYRKLLEVQPQITVLGGCCGTDLRHVTAIANACMGLPRFG, from the coding sequence ATGAAAGGACAGCTGCCTCAGCTCAAGCGCCTCGTTCTGACCGACGCTGGACTGGAGACCGATCTTGTGTTCAACCACGGCCTCGATCTGCCCCACTTTGCCTCGATCGTACTGGTCGCCACCGTGGAGGGACGCGCGGCACTCGAGGCGTATTACCGCCCCTATCTGGAGCTTGCACGTAGGCTCGGCACCGGGTTCATCCTTGATAGCCTCACCTGGCGAGCGAGCCCCGACTGGGCGGAACCGCTTGGACTCCTCCAGCCTGAGCTCGACCAGCTCAATATCGCTGCGATCGAGATGTTGCACCGCTTGAGAGCCGAGTTCGCAACCGACACGCTTGAGATCGTCGTCAGCGGTTGCATCGGCCCCCGCGGTGACGGCTATGATCCCGGCCAGATCATGAGCGTCACGGAGGCGGCCGACTACCACGGGCACCAAGCACGTGTGCTCGCCTCGGCTGGCGTTGACATGCTTTCGGCACTCACCATGACGAACGTGAACGAGGCGACCGGAATCGCGCTGGCGGCGCAGAAGGTCGGCCTGCCGGTCGTCATCTCGTTCACGGTGGAGACGGACGGACGTCTGCCGACGGGCGACCTTTTGATGGACGCCGTGGAGGCAGTTGATGCAGCGACCGGCGGATATCCGGCCTATTTCATGATCAACTGCGCTCACCCCGACCACTTTGCAGCAGTCCTGGATCAGCCCGCTGCCTGGACACGGCGTATTCGTGGTGTGCGTGCAAATGCCTCGCGCTGCAGTCACAAGGAGCTCGATGCTATGACCGAGCTTGACCAAGGCGATCCAGTCGAACTCGGGCAGCTCTACCGCAAGCTCCTTGAAGTACAGCCGCAGATCACGGTGCTCGGTGGCTGCTGCGGCACCGACCTCCGCCATGTGACAGCGATTGCCAACGCGTGTATGGGCCTTCCCAGATTTGGGTGA
- a CDS encoding WGxxGxxG family protein, whose amino-acid sequence MTNKTKRALLVLTLALAPMPALAQDTSGTTDTTTNDDNRGFPWGLLGLIGLAGLAGRRREEPRVVSTTSTTQR is encoded by the coding sequence ATGACCAATAAAACGAAGAGAGCTCTCTTGGTGCTGACACTGGCGCTTGCGCCCATGCCTGCCTTAGCTCAGGACACCAGTGGCACCACCGACACCACCACGAACGATGACAATCGCGGCTTTCCCTGGGGACTACTGGGCCTGATTGGTCTCGCTGGTCTTGCCGGGCGCCGCCGTGAGGAACCCCGCGTGGTCAGCACTACCAGCACGACCCAACGCTGA
- a CDS encoding alpha/beta fold hydrolase: protein MLMVPPTLLLVWLMGLLSLALLGGSAWLIWEWYDNWALNLPADRRLLIAGLLLLALALLGRFLVTPFLGRRPRKGEEDMQPLPGGTVHRLTRPDGAVLHVESYGPQDVPVLLFTHGWGLSRAEWFYAQRHLAGRYRLLLWDLPGLGQSSPPRDRNYDLERLAGHLKAVLDLAGGQRVVLCGHSIGGMITLTFCRLFPEMLSQQVVGLVLTHTTPTNPVRTAWGAPVLRRLQEPLLRPLCWLTIALWPLVRVMNLLAFLNGLSHLGNHVMQFGGTETRGQLDFVVQHDLRANPAVAARGMLGMMRYQALDVLPTLRIPVLVIAADRDKATLPEASDVITREAPQVEEVTLAPAGHLGLLEQHGGWLGAVSAFADKHLWQGRGGRARAVLRENRAE, encoded by the coding sequence ATGCTGATGGTTCCCCCCACCCTCCTCCTCGTCTGGCTGATGGGCCTGCTCTCCCTCGCCCTGCTGGGCGGCAGCGCCTGGTTGATCTGGGAGTGGTACGACAACTGGGCCCTGAATCTGCCCGCTGACCGCCGCCTGCTCATCGCAGGCCTGCTCCTGCTCGCCCTCGCCCTGCTTGGACGTTTCCTGGTCACGCCCTTCCTGGGCCGCCGCCCTAGGAAGGGCGAGGAGGACATGCAGCCTCTCCCCGGGGGCACCGTTCACCGGCTCACCCGTCCCGACGGCGCCGTTCTGCATGTCGAGTCGTACGGCCCCCAGGACGTCCCCGTCCTGCTGTTCACCCACGGGTGGGGCCTGAGCCGGGCGGAATGGTTCTACGCCCAGCGTCACCTGGCCGGACGGTACCGGCTCCTGCTGTGGGATCTGCCCGGCCTGGGGCAGTCCAGTCCCCCCCGGGACCGCAACTACGACTTGGAGCGGCTGGCGGGTCACCTAAAAGCGGTGCTGGATTTGGCAGGTGGGCAGCGGGTCGTCCTCTGCGGGCACAGCATCGGCGGGATGATCACCCTGACCTTTTGCCGCCTGTTTCCGGAGATGCTCTCGCAGCAGGTGGTGGGGCTGGTGCTGACCCACACCACGCCGACCAATCCCGTCCGTACGGCCTGGGGGGCGCCGGTGCTGCGCCGCCTCCAGGAACCCCTGCTCCGTCCCCTGTGCTGGTTGACCATCGCCCTGTGGCCGCTGGTGCGGGTGATGAACCTGCTGGCCTTCCTGAATGGCCTGTCACACCTGGGGAACCACGTCATGCAGTTCGGGGGGACAGAAACCCGGGGCCAGTTGGACTTCGTGGTCCAGCATGACCTGCGGGCGAACCCGGCGGTGGCGGCTCGGGGCATGCTGGGGATGATGCGGTACCAGGCGCTGGACGTCCTGCCCACCCTCCGGATCCCGGTCCTGGTGATTGCTGCGGACCGGGACAAGGCAACCCTGCCCGAGGCGTCCGACGTGATCACGAGGGAGGCACCTCAAGTTGAGGAGGTCACGCTGGCCCCGGCGGGGCACCTGGGGTTGCTGGAGCAGCACGGGGGCTGGCTGGGGGCCGTCAGTGCGTTCGCGGACAAGCACCTCTGGCAAGGCCGCGGAGGACGAGCTAGAGCCGTCCTTCGGGAGAATCGAGCTGAATAA